From Triticum urartu cultivar G1812 chromosome 2, Tu2.1, whole genome shotgun sequence, a single genomic window includes:
- the LOC125534166 gene encoding E3 ubiquitin-protein ligase ATL6-like, producing MSTASGQQQPPPPHRGLWSLGGTVELVAAFTAVCLALYGAVLYLNYLYVRWSGRDGVRRTGPGPEAGPATGKRDGGGGLDEAALAAMPVFRFKAEPRGGGGGGGEECAVCLGAMQDGDAVRALPGCSHAFHAGCVDVWLGAHATCPVCRAHPAPAAKDGSKTAETAGRGPDPESTV from the coding sequence ATGTCGACGGCGTCGGGGcagcagcagccgccgccgccgcaccggggGCTGTGGAGCCTCGGCGGGACGGTGGAGCTCGTGGCGGCGTTCACGGCGGTGTGCCTCGCGCTGTACGGGGCGGTGCTGTACCTCAACTATCTGTACGTGCGGTGGAGCGGGCGGGACGGCGTGCGCCGGACGGGGCCCGGCCCCGAGGCCGGGCCGGCGACGGGGAAGAGGGACGGCGGAGGAGGGCTCGACGAGGCGGCGCTGGCGGCCATGCCGGTGTTCAGGTTCAAGGCGGAGccgcgcgggggcggcggcggcggcggcgaggagtgCGCGGTGTGCCTGGGCGCCATGCAGGACGGCGACGCGGTGCGCGCCCTGCCCGGGTGCAGCCACGCGTTCCACGCCGGGTGCGTCGACGTCTGGCTGGGCGCTCACGCCACCTGCCCCGTCTGCCGCGCGCACCCTGCTCCGGCAGCGAAGGACGGCTCCAAGACGGCAGAGACCGCCGGACGGGGGCCGGACCCGGAGAGCACGGTATAG